In Acidobacteriota bacterium, a single window of DNA contains:
- a CDS encoding tetratricopeptide repeat protein yields the protein MFFKRRRPEHIDNGLDPRGEALWDELRRRVEEEEGFLWCFISTASPPASDLFLRRFQKLAKSRKQKVSLKETALPSRLPKLAKSLVRGRWVRRYDYIWIQVSESVRDQHEGEWLEAWRETLRFLSARRQELQGRFRGIIVSGPAEMQQWLPEAMPSVWRLHPMTIDLRPSWLQRAVPDDQREEVPDQDPASDEESQGAVAEAPSEDAAVKPGRRLREALEAYRRGDLGRTVELARQIDESRAGAGRRAEAYALRARAERQAGRYSDAARHIDLALRTLESEERGDLLRWYDLAGRIAVRRQRLDQALDYYQQALEIARRRARDQAGPPAQRCLSVILNRLSEVQMRRGESESARRLGHESLKIRQQLVEDAEQPSPASLRDLSYCFYLLAMLEESEGRLEESLDHVRESLILDRRLNEQHPGPDSRRNLAATLKLAAHLKHRLGHNGEARRLRRQAEALQPGN from the coding sequence ATGTTTTTCAAGCGACGCAGGCCGGAGCACATAGATAACGGGTTGGACCCCCGCGGCGAGGCTTTGTGGGATGAGTTGCGCCGCCGGGTGGAGGAGGAAGAGGGATTCTTGTGGTGCTTCATCTCCACGGCGTCCCCTCCCGCCTCAGACCTGTTCTTGCGACGCTTTCAGAAGCTGGCCAAGAGCCGCAAGCAGAAGGTGTCGCTGAAGGAGACTGCCCTGCCTTCGCGGCTTCCCAAGCTGGCCAAGTCTCTGGTCAGGGGACGCTGGGTCAGGCGCTACGACTATATCTGGATTCAAGTCTCCGAGAGCGTCCGCGATCAGCACGAGGGCGAGTGGCTGGAGGCCTGGAGGGAGACGCTGCGTTTTCTCTCCGCCCGCCGGCAAGAGTTGCAAGGACGCTTCCGCGGGATCATTGTCTCCGGTCCCGCCGAGATGCAGCAGTGGCTTCCCGAAGCCATGCCCTCGGTTTGGCGGCTGCATCCCATGACCATCGATCTGCGTCCCTCCTGGCTGCAACGGGCGGTGCCGGACGACCAGAGGGAAGAGGTCCCCGACCAGGACCCTGCCAGCGACGAGGAGTCTCAGGGCGCCGTTGCCGAGGCTCCCTCGGAGGACGCGGCAGTCAAGCCGGGCCGGCGTTTGCGGGAAGCGCTGGAAGCCTATCGCAGAGGCGACCTGGGACGGACGGTGGAATTGGCCCGCCAAATCGACGAGTCGAGGGCCGGCGCCGGCCGTCGGGCCGAGGCCTATGCCTTGCGGGCACGGGCCGAGCGGCAGGCCGGACGCTACAGCGATGCCGCCCGGCACATCGACCTGGCGCTGAGAACCCTGGAGTCCGAGGAGCGCGGCGACCTGTTGCGCTGGTACGACCTGGCGGGACGCATCGCCGTGCGCCGTCAGCGCCTGGACCAGGCCCTCGACTACTACCAGCAGGCTCTCGAAATCGCCCGGCGCAGGGCCCGGGACCAGGCCGGACCCCCGGCCCAACGCTGCCTTTCAGTCATCCTCAACCGTCTCAGCGAGGTGCAGATGCGGCGGGGAGAGAGCGAGAGCGCACGCCGCCTGGGCCACGAATCCCTCAAGATCAGGCAACAGCTCGTCGAGGACGCCGAGCAGCCCAGCCCAGCCAGCCTGCGCGACCTTTCCTATTGCTTCTACCTGCTGGCCATGCTGGAGGAATCGGAGGGCCGGCTGGAGGAATCCCTCGACCACGTGCGCGAATCGTTGATCCTCGACCGCCGTCTCAACGAGCAGCATCCCGGCCCCGATTCGCGCCGCAATCTGGCGGCCACCTTGAAACTGGCCGCCCACCTCAAACATCGCCTGGGCCATAACGGAGAGGCCCGCCGCCTGCGCCGCCAGGCCGAGGCTCTGCAACCCGGCAACTAG